The nucleotide window GAAAAAATATTTTCCTAAATAACCACCAAATTGCCGAATCATTGGCATCAACTAGAATATTCAACTATAGGCAAGAATTCCAAAGACACGACCCAACACCAGAAGAAATACAATTTGAGCTGGACTCGTTTTTGGATTCATCAAAGACTGAGAACATTATTTTGTATGATGGATTTGAGTTCCACAAAGTTGTATCATCGCTGATCCCAAAAGAGGAATCAAATTTAGATAATTTCCATCTGGTATTTACAAACAAGCTGACCTGCACCTTTGATGATTCGGATTTTAGATATCATGGACGTGCGCTGATTGGCGCAAATCCATCAATCATATCCACTACCGGAATAATTGAGGCACCAGCCAAACCACGTCAATATTACATGGAGATGATGGCAAACTATGGGATGGGCCTAAACATTGATTCCATCAAAGAAAAATACAAAGGCCAGTACCTAGAATATCACGATTCCAGGCTGGACAAAATAATCCAAGGCTATGCAATGCAGGCAATATTTTATCACATTACTGGTGAGTCATTTTGCGAATTTTTGGATTGTAGACTATACAATGCGCACTGGCAAGCCGATCTGTTGCATTCCCAACTAGAATTTGGCA belongs to Candidatus Nitrosotenuis cloacae and includes:
- a CDS encoding DUF6775 family putative metallopeptidase — its product is MKISKIFLYDEPSIPEIKLGDLAIFLEQTFHIPVQKRKNIFLNNHQIAESLASTRIFNYRQEFQRHDPTPEEIQFELDSFLDSSKTENIILYDGFEFHKVVSSLIPKEESNLDNFHLVFTNKLTCTFDDSDFRYHGRALIGANPSIISTTGIIEAPAKPRQYYMEMMANYGMGLNIDSIKEKYKGQYLEYHDSRLDKIIQGYAMQAIFYHITGESFCEFLDCRLYNAHWQADLLHSQLEFGKLCPRHQKIIDDWLT